One genomic region from Leifsonia poae encodes:
- a CDS encoding DUF2804 domain-containing protein: MRLPVKQIPPAGERVTEREITAPVDLCLPSGRLNPDAVGWTRTALHRTGLPGWGRNKRFEYWSIVTPTAIVSLNISHHDYRANVSISYIDRSTYAEITQGGNTWLPGGGGLGSATTGEPMEARRGNVLVRMTPRGTGTVLHAESERIRVDLTVTGEPGHESMGVVVPWSAKAFQYTKKDNGLTAKGVIVVDGVSHRVEADESTAVHDRGRGRWPYFTLWNWGAGHGQDTLGRRIGLQFGGKWTDGTPSTENWIRIEGRLHKISSHLAWDYDPAHWLEPWTLTGPDVDVVFAPEHHRRHLFDRWVVKSRGDTCYGTYTGRITLATGEVVAFANVFGHVEEVERRW; encoded by the coding sequence GTGAGGCTCCCCGTCAAGCAGATCCCACCCGCCGGAGAACGCGTGACCGAGAGGGAGATCACGGCGCCTGTCGACCTGTGCCTGCCCTCCGGCCGGCTGAACCCCGACGCGGTCGGCTGGACCCGCACGGCGCTGCACCGCACCGGACTGCCGGGCTGGGGCCGCAACAAACGTTTCGAGTACTGGTCGATCGTCACACCGACGGCGATCGTCTCGCTGAACATCTCGCACCACGACTATCGGGCCAATGTCTCGATCTCGTACATCGACCGCTCCACTTACGCGGAGATCACCCAGGGTGGGAACACCTGGCTGCCCGGTGGGGGCGGCCTGGGCAGCGCCACGACCGGGGAGCCGATGGAGGCCCGCCGTGGCAACGTGCTGGTGCGGATGACGCCGCGCGGAACCGGCACCGTGCTGCACGCGGAGTCGGAGCGCATCCGAGTCGACCTCACCGTGACCGGCGAGCCGGGGCACGAGTCGATGGGCGTTGTCGTGCCCTGGTCGGCGAAGGCGTTCCAGTACACCAAGAAGGACAATGGGCTGACGGCGAAGGGTGTCATCGTCGTCGATGGGGTGAGCCACCGCGTTGAGGCCGACGAATCGACGGCCGTCCACGATCGCGGTCGTGGCCGCTGGCCGTACTTCACGCTGTGGAATTGGGGCGCCGGCCACGGACAGGACACCCTCGGGCGTCGGATCGGGCTGCAGTTCGGCGGCAAATGGACCGACGGGACACCCTCGACCGAGAACTGGATCCGGATCGAGGGCCGACTGCACAAGATCAGCTCGCATTTGGCCTGGGACTACGACCCGGCCCACTGGCTCGAACCCTGGACGCTCACCGGTCCCGATGTCGACGTCGTCTTCGCCCCCGAGCATCATCGGCGTCACCTCTTCGACCGCTGGGTGGTGAAGAGCCGCGGCGACACCTGCTACGGCACGTACACCGGCCGGATCACCCTGGCGACCGGCGAGGTCGTCGCCTTCGCGAACGTCTTCGGTCACGTCGAGGAGGTCGAGCGACGGTGGTGA
- a CDS encoding carbohydrate ABC transporter permease translates to MTTTAERRRMRVDENSVAPVGKRSRSERTRIWAGVIVCILFLLPLLWMLLTSFKLQRDIFTTPPTFFFDPTLSQYVAAFMSNGFGQKMINTVIVALGAGILSLVAGSMAGYALSRLRIRGAATIGVLILLSRGVPPIALAVPMFLVARTLGITDTHITLILAYCSFVIPYVMWLMRGFFLSLPKELEESAMLDGCSRMGAFFRIIVPISAPGLISTFIFSIILAWEELLFALVLTSRNAVTVPVAIVGMAGDTEHGANWGALSAAGMLTVVPVVILALVVQKWLIRGLADGATKG, encoded by the coding sequence GTGACCACCACCGCAGAACGCCGAAGAATGCGCGTCGACGAGAACTCCGTCGCGCCCGTCGGCAAGCGCAGCCGGAGCGAGCGCACCCGCATCTGGGCGGGCGTGATCGTCTGCATCCTGTTCCTGCTCCCGCTGCTCTGGATGCTGCTGACCTCGTTCAAGCTGCAGCGCGACATCTTCACCACGCCCCCGACGTTCTTCTTCGATCCGACGCTCTCGCAGTACGTCGCCGCCTTCATGAGCAACGGGTTCGGCCAGAAGATGATCAACACGGTCATCGTGGCGCTCGGCGCGGGCATCCTCTCTCTGGTCGCGGGGTCGATGGCGGGCTACGCGCTCTCCCGCCTGCGCATCAGGGGAGCGGCGACGATCGGCGTGCTGATCCTGCTCTCGCGAGGCGTGCCGCCGATCGCGCTCGCCGTGCCGATGTTCCTCGTTGCCCGCACTCTGGGGATCACCGACACCCACATCACGCTCATCCTCGCCTACTGCTCGTTCGTCATCCCGTACGTGATGTGGCTGATGCGCGGTTTCTTCCTCTCACTGCCGAAAGAGCTCGAGGAGTCGGCGATGCTCGACGGATGCTCGCGCATGGGTGCGTTCTTCCGCATCATCGTTCCGATCTCGGCGCCGGGGCTGATCTCGACCTTCATCTTCAGCATCATCCTCGCCTGGGAGGAGCTGCTGTTCGCGCTCGTGCTGACGAGCCGCAACGCGGTCACCGTTCCGGTGGCGATCGTGGGTATGGCCGGCGACACCGAGCACGGCGCGAATTGGGGCGCCCTGTCGGCGGCCGGGATGCTCACCGTGGTGCCCGTCGTCATCCTGGCGCTCGTCGTGCAGAAATGGCTGATCCGCGGTCTCGCCGATGGCGCCACCAAGGGCTGA
- a CDS encoding DUF2804 domain-containing protein, with product MSRTISEREITEPVALRLPNGRLNPAAVGWSRTPLHDTSGIGRPGFRRGWGRDKRWEYWAVTTPTHLIALTVSCLDYASVHSVMVHDRRTGNTVERGAVSPLGKSAVLPPSLGSGPARARAGSIAIDIDETAEGTRLRATADGLALDILAVRPVGHEAMAVVVPWSSRRFQYTVKDVARPARGFVRVGDDQTLVPAGESWAVLDHGRGRWPYRVRWNWGAASGRLADGTTVGLQLGARWTDGTGSTENAVVVEGRVHKISEELDWEYDETDWLAPWRIRGSSVDLVFEPFWDHTSSTELLIFGSRGHQCFGHYRGWVQTPVGRVAVDGLLGWAEDVRNRW from the coding sequence ATGAGCCGCACGATCAGCGAGCGTGAGATCACCGAGCCGGTCGCGCTCCGCCTGCCGAACGGCCGGCTGAACCCGGCGGCCGTCGGGTGGAGTCGCACCCCTCTGCACGACACCTCCGGCATCGGCCGACCGGGCTTCCGGCGCGGCTGGGGACGGGACAAACGCTGGGAGTACTGGGCCGTCACCACGCCCACCCACCTGATCGCGCTGACCGTGTCGTGTCTCGACTACGCCTCCGTGCACAGTGTGATGGTGCACGACCGACGCACCGGGAACACCGTCGAGCGCGGCGCCGTCTCCCCGCTCGGGAAGAGCGCCGTCCTTCCGCCCTCGCTGGGCTCGGGGCCGGCCCGCGCCCGCGCCGGGTCGATCGCGATCGACATCGACGAGACGGCGGAGGGCACCCGGCTGCGCGCCACGGCTGACGGTCTCGCCCTCGATATCCTCGCCGTGCGTCCGGTGGGGCACGAGGCGATGGCCGTCGTCGTGCCGTGGTCGTCCCGTCGATTCCAGTACACGGTGAAGGATGTCGCCCGGCCGGCACGCGGGTTCGTCCGCGTCGGCGACGACCAGACGCTCGTGCCCGCCGGCGAGAGCTGGGCCGTGCTCGATCACGGCCGCGGCCGGTGGCCCTACCGGGTGCGCTGGAACTGGGGCGCCGCCTCCGGCCGCCTCGCAGACGGGACGACGGTCGGCCTGCAGTTGGGCGCACGGTGGACCGACGGCACCGGATCGACCGAGAACGCCGTCGTCGTCGAGGGCCGGGTGCACAAGATCAGCGAAGAGCTCGACTGGGAGTACGACGAGACCGACTGGCTCGCCCCGTGGCGTATCCGCGGCTCGTCCGTCGACCTGGTGTTCGAGCCGTTCTGGGATCACACCAGTTCGACCGAACTCCTCATCTTCGGCAGCCGCGGGCACCAGTGTTTCGGGCACTACCGCGGTTGGGTGCAGACCCCAGTCGGCCGGGTCGCCGTCGACGGGCTGCTCGGCTGGGCGGAAGACGTGCGCAACCGCTGGTGA
- a CDS encoding glycoside hydrolase family 2 protein, translating to MSRTTPWAGSLDPDAVLTEYPRPQLVRDSYLNLNGRWRYAIRDAAGTPASWDGEILVPFSPEAALSGVDRQLKPGQHLWYERTVSLPPGFADDRILLHFGAVDQACAVLIDGVVVGTHSGGYLPFAVDVTEAFHADGEHLLQVDVIDDSDTGHHSRGKQALRRGGIWYTAQSGIWQTVWLESVPFVHVERLDIRPLLAESAVEVTVEARDAPVTVIMTADGVECARASGRPGRAIRLALDEVREWSPEDPYLYDLEIRVADDIVRSYVGMRSVGLERDASGLPRFTLNGKPYFHAGVLDQGYWPDGLYTAPSDQALVHDIRSMKELGFTMLRKHIKIEPLRWYHHCDRLGILVWQDMVNGGRSYNPAVITAPVLLPVRLDDRRHRAFGRQDAAGRDDFRAELAETVALLRNTPCVVAWVPFNEGWGQFDALDAVARIRAADPDRLIDHASGWHDQGGGDMRSLHVYFHKLRPRRSWGRDGRAVVVSEYGGYSLRLPGHAFGPREFGYRRLPTIAAFTAAFAALHREQIVPAIGAGLSGIVYTQLADVEDELNGLMTADRTVLKALPDTVREVNRELAEAFRRAVGEPGIREEEEQDEPHDQRA from the coding sequence GTGAGCCGCACCACGCCGTGGGCCGGTTCACTCGACCCCGACGCGGTGCTCACCGAGTATCCCCGCCCGCAGCTCGTCCGAGACAGCTACCTCAACCTGAACGGCCGCTGGCGGTACGCGATCCGCGACGCCGCCGGCACACCCGCGAGCTGGGACGGCGAGATCCTCGTCCCGTTCTCGCCCGAGGCCGCCCTCTCGGGCGTCGACCGACAGCTGAAGCCAGGCCAGCACCTCTGGTACGAGCGGACGGTGAGCCTGCCGCCGGGCTTCGCCGACGATCGGATCCTGCTGCATTTCGGCGCGGTCGATCAGGCCTGCGCCGTGCTCATCGACGGCGTCGTCGTCGGAACGCATTCCGGCGGGTATCTTCCGTTCGCCGTCGATGTGACGGAGGCGTTCCACGCCGACGGCGAGCACCTGCTGCAGGTCGACGTGATCGACGACTCCGACACCGGCCACCACTCGCGCGGCAAGCAGGCGTTGCGGCGCGGGGGCATCTGGTACACCGCCCAATCCGGCATCTGGCAGACGGTGTGGCTCGAATCCGTTCCGTTCGTGCACGTCGAACGCCTCGACATCCGCCCGCTGCTCGCCGAGAGCGCGGTCGAGGTCACGGTCGAGGCCCGAGACGCGCCGGTCACCGTGATCATGACGGCCGACGGCGTCGAATGCGCGCGCGCGAGCGGGCGACCCGGCCGGGCGATCCGGCTGGCGCTGGATGAGGTGCGCGAATGGAGTCCCGAAGATCCATACCTCTACGACCTCGAGATCCGCGTCGCCGACGACATCGTTCGCAGCTACGTCGGCATGCGCTCGGTCGGGCTCGAGCGCGACGCCTCCGGGCTCCCCCGATTCACCCTCAACGGCAAACCGTACTTCCACGCGGGCGTACTCGACCAGGGCTACTGGCCGGACGGACTGTACACGGCACCCTCCGATCAGGCGCTGGTGCACGACATCCGGTCGATGAAGGAGCTGGGCTTCACGATGCTGCGCAAGCACATCAAGATCGAGCCGCTTCGCTGGTACCACCACTGCGATCGCCTCGGGATCCTCGTCTGGCAAGACATGGTCAATGGCGGCCGGTCATACAATCCCGCCGTGATCACTGCGCCGGTCCTGCTCCCGGTGCGGCTCGACGATCGGCGGCATCGCGCGTTCGGACGGCAGGACGCGGCCGGTCGTGACGACTTCCGGGCCGAACTGGCCGAGACCGTCGCGCTCCTCAGGAACACGCCGTGCGTCGTGGCGTGGGTGCCGTTCAACGAGGGGTGGGGGCAGTTCGATGCGCTCGACGCGGTGGCGCGCATCCGTGCTGCCGACCCCGACCGCCTCATCGACCACGCCAGCGGATGGCACGACCAGGGCGGCGGGGACATGCGCAGCCTGCATGTCTACTTCCACAAGCTCCGGCCGCGGCGCTCGTGGGGGCGCGACGGCCGGGCCGTCGTGGTGTCGGAGTACGGCGGATACAGCCTGCGGCTGCCGGGGCACGCTTTCGGCCCCCGCGAGTTCGGCTATCGACGACTCCCGACGATCGCCGCCTTCACCGCGGCGTTCGCGGCGTTGCACCGGGAGCAGATCGTCCCCGCGATCGGGGCGGGCCTCTCGGGCATCGTCTACACGCAGCTGGCCGATGTCGAAGACGAGCTCAACGGTCTGATGACCGCCGACCGCACGGTGTTGAAGGCCTTACCCGATACGGTGCGAGAAGTGAACCGCGAACTCGCCGAGGCATTCCGTCGAGCCGTCGGGGAACCAGGGATCCGCGAAGAAGAGGAACAGGATGAGCCGCACGATCAGCGAGCGTGA